In Nicotiana tabacum cultivar K326 chromosome 2, ASM71507v2, whole genome shotgun sequence, the following proteins share a genomic window:
- the LOC107809334 gene encoding UBP1-associated protein 2C-like: MVFLRCLHFLNAIELWLNVRLNKETEQEMMSLQKMNQLLTNDQLNKIAEGISVFLPGVLENVLSSTKTKSYEGSIQRKLFVGSLGCNTTSETLHRFFSAYGEVEEAVVILDKSGVSKEYGFVIFKHVKSALMALKEPYKRINGKTTITKVANSGARDRNDESLRTVYVANVPHNMLPGRVLEYFSSYGVIEKGPFGFNKETGKSRGYAIFVYKTLEGAKTAIYEPIKWVDGHHLTCEMAIGRTKKKPRVSLNSGPFNLNCHYQNSRSMFGGGGSRPEVSQVGVQYAQFQGNRDIYAQNCHCGLVSNCNIQVQGLSPTVIGRNHIGSGLCTKLSHGDYSLWSSEFPRHNPVWF, from the coding sequence atggtcttccttaGATGTTTGCATTTCCTAAATGCAATAGAGTTATGGTTAAATGTTCGTTTGAACAAGGAAACGGAGCAAGAAATGATGAGCCTACAGAAAATGAATCAGCTTCTTACTAATGACCAACTCAACAAAATTGCTGAAGGCATCTCAGTTTTTCTTCCCGGGGTCCTAGAAAATGTACTTTCTAGTACTAAAACTAAATCCTACGAAGGATCTATTCAGCGAAAGCTCTTCGTTGGAAGTCTCGGATGTAATACTACATCCGAGACTTTGCATCGATTTTTCTCAGCCTATGGCGAAGTTGAAGAAGCTGTTGTCATTTTGGATAAATCTGGTGTAAGCAAAGAGTATGGCTTTGTCATTTTCAAGCATGTAAAGAGTGCACTAATGGCACTCAAGGAGCCATACAAGAGGATTAATGGAAAGACGACAATCACAAAGGTTGCTAATTCAGGAGCCAGAGACAGAAATGACGAGTCTTTACGTACAGTTTATGTGGCTAATGTGCCACATAACATGTTACCAGGTAGAGTGTTGGAATATTTTTCCTCTTATGGTGTAATAGAAAAGGGTCCTTTTGGTTTCAATAAAGAAACAGGAAAGTCAAGAGGTTACGCTATTTTTGTGTACAAAACACTAGAAGGGGCTAAAACAGCAATTTATGAACCTATCAAGTGGGTCGATGGACACCATTTAACGTGTGAAATGGCCATCGGGAGGACAAAGAAAAAACCCCGCGTTAGTCTTAACTCGGGGCCATTCAATTTAAATTGCCATTACCAGAATTCAAGATCAATGTTCGGTGGTGGTGGCTCGAGACCAGAGGTGTCACAAGTTGGAGTTCAGTATGCCCAGTTTCAAGGCAACAGGGACATATATGCACAGAATTGTCATTGTGGCCTAGTTTCTAATTGTAACATTCAGGTTCAGGGCTTATCACCAACAGTTATAGGTCGCAACCATATAGGCTCTGGGCTTTGTACTAAGTTGTCTCATGGCGATTACAGTCTTTGGTCCTCGGAATTTCCTAGGCATAATCCAGTATGGTTTTGA